Proteins co-encoded in one Hallerella porci genomic window:
- a CDS encoding DedA family protein has protein sequence MTDWYSNNLNYGTVTLLMTVESSFIPFPSEVVVPPAAYKALQPNSGLNIVLVVLFATLGAVLGALINFYLAKFLGRPIIYKFADSRLGQMCLLDSKKVDQAETFFRKHGAVSTFVGRFIPAIRQLISIPAGIAEMKLKTFVTFTALGALIWNIVLALLGVFAHGQSDLIQKYNSELSMGVLGIVVLFVGYIIFRGIKHKKAK, from the coding sequence ATTACCGATTGGTACAGCAACAATTTGAATTACGGAACGGTCACGCTTTTGATGACGGTGGAAAGTTCTTTCATTCCGTTTCCTTCCGAAGTTGTGGTGCCGCCTGCCGCATACAAAGCGCTGCAACCGAATTCTGGTTTGAACATCGTCTTAGTCGTTTTATTTGCTACTCTCGGCGCAGTTCTCGGAGCGCTCATCAATTTTTATTTAGCGAAATTTCTCGGCCGTCCGATCATTTATAAATTTGCGGATTCGCGTCTCGGGCAAATGTGTTTGCTCGATTCAAAAAAAGTGGATCAAGCGGAAACGTTCTTCCGTAAACACGGTGCAGTTTCTACTTTCGTCGGGCGTTTTATTCCAGCGATTCGACAACTTATTTCAATTCCCGCGGGCATTGCCGAGATGAAATTAAAAACGTTCGTCACCTTTACCGCTCTCGGCGCACTCATTTGGAATATCGTCTTAGCGCTTCTCGGCGTCTTTGCGCACGGACAAAGCGATCTCATTCAGAAATACAATTCCGAACTTTCAATGGGCGTGCTCGGAATCGTCGTTCTCTTCGTCGGCTACATTATTTTCCGCGGCATTAAACATAAAAAAGCGAAATAA
- a CDS encoding class I SAM-dependent RNA methyltransferase, with the protein MILFAKALREAMPKEFSSLPLLSLSLLDYKDELVVKQKAFAHFCKENGLQEPEEIVASPLPRGYRTTTKRRAIFDDGEFYLSFGEDDESSEYAEPLEPAEHLAIYKFIEGYLKKPAFKTLAEAMNWVIIRGNYKRRSVIFNVSEMNAFVVRKLKLMGEHLNAANLGVFSAHVYFDPTRSDYYLEAVRPADALAFKTLFGPRDLTLDIGSCRLKYPVTGFSQINESQIPNLLKNAAELLQPNSETEMLDLYCGYGLFTFGMGSNAKSTFGVEWEGPSIEFAKNSARFLKKQNARFVAGRIDANFVEKNIPKARDLEVILLDPPRKGVEPGVIAALAKRKPERVLHIFCGTDEIPRSLNQWRLAHYRVEKILPLDLFPGTPHLETMVLLVNS; encoded by the coding sequence ATGATTTTATTTGCCAAAGCGCTTCGCGAAGCGATGCCAAAAGAATTTTCCAGTTTGCCGCTTCTTTCGCTTTCCCTTCTCGATTACAAAGATGAACTTGTCGTAAAGCAAAAAGCGTTTGCGCATTTCTGCAAAGAAAATGGTTTGCAAGAGCCCGAAGAAATTGTCGCAAGTCCGCTTCCGCGCGGATATCGTACGACGACGAAACGCCGCGCCATTTTTGATGACGGCGAATTTTATTTGAGCTTTGGCGAAGACGATGAAAGTTCAGAATATGCAGAACCGTTAGAGCCCGCGGAACATTTAGCGATTTACAAATTCATCGAAGGCTATTTGAAAAAGCCCGCATTTAAGACGCTCGCCGAAGCGATGAATTGGGTCATTATCCGCGGCAATTATAAACGGCGTTCTGTGATTTTTAACGTTTCCGAAATGAATGCGTTTGTCGTGCGCAAACTCAAACTGATGGGCGAACATTTAAACGCTGCAAATCTCGGTGTCTTTTCGGCGCATGTTTATTTTGACCCGACACGTTCGGATTATTATTTGGAAGCGGTGCGCCCTGCCGATGCGTTGGCATTTAAAACTCTTTTTGGCCCGCGGGATTTGACATTAGACATCGGCTCTTGTCGTTTGAAATATCCCGTCACCGGTTTTAGCCAAATCAATGAATCGCAAATTCCGAATTTGCTCAAAAATGCTGCGGAACTTTTGCAGCCGAATTCCGAAACGGAAATGCTCGATCTTTATTGCGGTTATGGGCTCTTTACTTTTGGAATGGGCTCAAATGCAAAATCCACTTTTGGCGTAGAATGGGAAGGTCCGTCAATTGAATTTGCAAAGAACAGCGCACGCTTTTTGAAAAAGCAAAATGCGCGTTTTGTCGCGGGACGAATCGATGCTAACTTTGTGGAAAAAAACATTCCCAAAGCGCGTGATCTCGAAGTGATTCTTTTGGATCCGCCGCGGAAAGGCGTCGAACCAGGAGTGATTGCGGCGTTAGCAAAACGGAAACCCGAACGCGTTCTGCATATTTTCTGCGGAACCGATGAAATTCCGCGCTCGCTGAATCAATGGCGTTTGGCGCATTACCGCGTTGAAAAAATTCTCCCGTTAGATTTATTTCCGGGAACACCGCATTTAGAAACGATGGTGCTTCTCGTCAATTCGTAA
- a CDS encoding formylglycine-generating enzyme family protein, which produces MKNWMKIFCAVAVLFVGCSSPTNGETGSYEDPKWDKSSSSKAKVSSSSAAISSESKSSSSGISLSISWIKTGNFRTSQTEVMQSDYQKLMGELPPQMAKAVGDSFPVSNVSWYDAILFANELSKVLGLDTAYSYTSRGAGNKLGGFRTDAFVSAVRLPSREEWEYAARAGSTGNYYWGTSPAKNYAQYNRLTDSYQKVAQKQPNAWGIYDVSGNVSEWTADTALCGGDWTSVAKDLALKNEEKKLPDYTSMTTGFRVIRTGE; this is translated from the coding sequence TTGAAAAATTGGATGAAAATTTTCTGTGCTGTTGCCGTTCTTTTTGTCGGCTGTTCTTCGCCGACGAATGGCGAAACGGGAAGTTACGAAGATCCGAAATGGGATAAATCGTCTTCGTCGAAAGCGAAAGTTTCTTCGTCGTCTGCAGCGATTTCTTCGGAAAGCAAAAGTTCTTCGAGCGGAATTTCTTTGTCGATTTCTTGGATTAAAACAGGAAATTTCCGTACATCGCAAACCGAAGTGATGCAGTCCGATTATCAAAAACTCATGGGAGAACTTCCTCCGCAAATGGCGAAAGCCGTCGGCGATTCTTTCCCCGTTTCTAATGTTTCTTGGTACGATGCGATTCTTTTTGCCAATGAACTTTCCAAAGTGCTCGGGCTCGATACCGCTTATTCTTACACTTCGCGTGGCGCCGGAAATAAACTCGGCGGATTCCGCACAGACGCTTTTGTTTCGGCAGTGCGTTTACCGAGTCGCGAAGAATGGGAATACGCAGCGCGCGCCGGTTCTACGGGGAATTATTATTGGGGAACAAGTCCTGCAAAAAATTATGCGCAGTATAATCGCTTGACAGACAGCTATCAAAAAGTGGCGCAGAAACAGCCGAATGCTTGGGGCATTTACGATGTCTCGGGAAATGTTTCTGAATGGACTGCGGACACAGCGCTTTGCGGCGGTGATTGGACTTCGGTCGCAAAAGATTTAGCATTAAAAAATGAGGAAAAGAAATTGCCAGATTACACTTCGATGACGACGGGATTCCGCGTCATTCGCACGGGAGAATAA
- a CDS encoding NADP-dependent malic enzyme — translation MANLNEDALAYHANGKPGKIEVVPTKPHSTQTDLGLAYTPGVAVPCLEIEKDNNKAYDYTTKGNLVAVISNGTAVLGLGDIGAVAGKPVMEGKGLLFKIYAGVDVFDIEVNEKDPKKFIEIVKGIAPTFGGINLEDIKAPECFEIEEGLKAALDIPVMHDDQHGTAIISSAALVNALDIAGKQIDKVKLVVNGAGAAAIACTSLYLSLGVKKENVIMVDSKGVISKARKNLTPQKEFFATDRTDVTTLAEAMKGADVFLGLSKPNILTKEMIQSMAKNPIVFALANPVPEVSYEVAMSSREDIIFATGRSDYPNQVNNVIGFPYIFRGALDVRASAINEHMKHAAVRAIADLARKPVPEVVNIAYNSERFSYGRNYIIPKPMDPRLLTDVSIAVAKAAIESGVARKTITDWDAYADSLRDMMGYDNKLIRGFENMARSNPKRVVFAEGASVNMIRAAIQAKAEGIAIPILLGNPERIQENATSEQLDISGIEIVNPRAVAEADRRLKFAKIYAAENGRNGVTTEKARDDMFERNHFGMMMVKVGDADALISGSNSRYSTTIELAKELIGIRDDYKHFGALHILSTKKGTFFLADTLVNRDPDTETLVDITKLTHDAVKFFAHEPVMAMLSYENFGADEKMQNGSANSVRDAVKILHEQYPDYDVDGEMQASVALNKELRDAKYPFNTLKGKEVNTLIFPCLSSANITCKMLLEMGVGESIGPVQMGLKKPVHFTDADASVHDIFNLTVAAVIDAIVQEKKDAAK, via the coding sequence ATGGCCAATCTTAATGAAGACGCTCTCGCCTACCATGCCAACGGCAAACCCGGAAAGATCGAAGTCGTTCCGACAAAGCCGCACAGTACGCAGACAGATCTCGGCCTCGCTTATACGCCGGGTGTCGCTGTCCCTTGCCTCGAAATTGAAAAGGATAATAATAAAGCCTACGATTACACGACAAAGGGAAATCTCGTCGCTGTGATTTCAAATGGTACTGCAGTTCTCGGACTCGGAGATATTGGTGCAGTTGCCGGTAAACCGGTGATGGAAGGAAAGGGTCTTCTCTTTAAGATTTACGCGGGCGTTGATGTTTTTGACATCGAAGTCAACGAAAAAGATCCGAAGAAATTTATCGAAATTGTGAAAGGCATCGCGCCGACTTTCGGTGGCATCAACTTGGAAGATATCAAGGCTCCAGAATGCTTTGAAATCGAAGAAGGTTTGAAGGCAGCTCTCGATATTCCGGTGATGCACGATGACCAACACGGAACGGCAATTATCAGTAGCGCAGCTCTTGTGAACGCACTTGATATTGCGGGCAAGCAAATTGACAAGGTGAAGTTGGTTGTGAACGGCGCAGGCGCTGCAGCAATCGCTTGCACTTCGCTTTATCTTTCTCTCGGCGTGAAGAAAGAAAATGTCATCATGGTGGACAGCAAGGGCGTGATTAGCAAAGCCCGTAAGAATTTGACTCCGCAGAAAGAATTCTTCGCTACGGATCGCACGGATGTGACGACTCTTGCCGAAGCGATGAAGGGCGCCGATGTGTTCCTCGGACTTTCGAAGCCGAACATTCTCACGAAAGAAATGATTCAGTCGATGGCGAAAAATCCGATTGTCTTTGCCCTTGCAAATCCGGTCCCGGAAGTTTCGTATGAAGTGGCGATGAGCTCTCGCGAAGACATTATCTTTGCTACGGGCCGCAGCGATTATCCGAACCAAGTGAATAATGTCATCGGTTTCCCGTATATTTTTCGCGGTGCTTTGGACGTTCGCGCCAGCGCAATTAACGAACACATGAAGCACGCAGCAGTGCGTGCGATTGCGGATCTCGCTCGCAAGCCGGTTCCAGAAGTGGTGAATATCGCTTATAACTCGGAACGTTTCTCTTACGGCCGCAATTACATTATCCCGAAGCCGATGGATCCGCGTCTTTTGACCGATGTTTCGATTGCTGTGGCAAAGGCTGCTATTGAAAGTGGCGTTGCCCGCAAGACGATTACCGATTGGGATGCTTATGCAGATAGCCTCCGCGATATGATGGGCTACGATAACAAGCTTATCCGCGGATTTGAAAATATGGCGCGCAGCAATCCGAAGCGCGTAGTCTTTGCCGAAGGCGCAAGCGTGAACATGATTCGCGCAGCCATTCAAGCGAAGGCCGAAGGAATTGCTATTCCAATTCTTCTCGGAAATCCGGAACGCATTCAAGAAAATGCAACGAGTGAACAGCTCGATATTTCGGGAATTGAAATTGTGAATCCGCGTGCAGTTGCTGAAGCAGATCGCCGTCTTAAATTCGCCAAAATTTATGCAGCAGAAAATGGCCGCAACGGCGTCACCACCGAAAAGGCGCGCGACGATATGTTTGAACGCAACCATTTCGGCATGATGATGGTCAAGGTCGGCGATGCAGACGCTTTAATTTCGGGCTCGAATTCTCGCTATTCGACGACGATTGAACTTGCGAAGGAACTCATCGGAATCCGCGATGATTACAAGCATTTCGGAGCGCTTCACATTTTGAGTACGAAGAAGGGAACATTCTTCTTGGCAGATACTTTGGTGAACCGCGACCCGGATACCGAAACCCTCGTCGATATTACCAAGCTGACTCATGACGCAGTGAAATTCTTTGCGCATGAACCGGTGATGGCGATGCTCAGTTACGAAAACTTCGGCGCTGATGAAAAAATGCAGAACGGTTCTGCGAACTCTGTCCGCGATGCGGTGAAAATTCTTCACGAACAGTATCCGGATTATGATGTTGATGGCGAAATGCAAGCGTCGGTTGCGCTCAACAAGGAACTGCGCGATGCGAAGTATCCGTTCAACACGCTCAAGGGAAAAGAAGTCAACACTCTCATTTTCCCATGCCTCTCTTCGGCGAACATTACCTGCAAAATGCTTCTCGAAATGGGCGTCGGCGAATCGATCGGACCTGTTCAAATGGGCTTAAAGAAGCCGGTGCATTTCACCGATGCAGACGCTTCTGTGCACGATATCTTTAACTTGACCGTTGCCGCTGTCATCGACGCCATCGTTCAAGAAAAGAAAGACGCTGCGAAGTAA
- a CDS encoding O-acetylhomoserine aminocarboxypropyltransferase/cysteine synthase family protein produces MTNQNPNKKYRFETLQLHVGQEVADPTTDSRAVPIYATTSYVFHNSKHAADRFGLRDAGNIYGRLTNSTQGVFEQRIAALEGGSAALAVASGAAAITYAIEALAQAGDHVVAQKTIYGGTYNLLKHTLKPFGVETTFVNTHDLNEVEGAIKPNTKILYLETLGNPNADVSDIDALIELGHKYGLAVIVDNTFGTPYLFRPLEHGADVVVHSATKFIGGHGTTLGGVIIESGKTNWKSGKFPTIANPNESYHGVSFADAVPGAAYVTYIRAILLRDQGATISPFAAWALIQGTETLSLRIERHVENTKKVVEFLSKHPKVASVSHPSLPSHPDHKNFVKYFPKGGASIFTFEIKGGKEAAWKFIDSLQIFSLLANVADVKSLVIHPASTTHSELNDAELAEQNISQSTIRLSIGTENIDDIVEDLSQAFDKV; encoded by the coding sequence ATGACGAATCAGAATCCGAATAAGAAGTACCGTTTTGAAACTCTCCAACTTCATGTGGGCCAAGAAGTCGCAGATCCGACAACGGATAGCCGCGCTGTTCCTATTTATGCGACGACTTCTTACGTTTTCCACAATTCTAAGCACGCTGCAGATCGTTTTGGTTTACGCGATGCGGGAAATATTTACGGTCGTTTGACGAATTCGACGCAAGGAGTTTTTGAACAGAGAATTGCGGCGCTCGAAGGTGGTTCTGCGGCACTTGCTGTCGCGAGCGGAGCTGCTGCGATTACTTATGCAATTGAAGCTCTTGCACAAGCTGGCGATCATGTGGTAGCGCAGAAAACGATTTACGGCGGCACTTATAATTTGTTGAAGCATACGCTCAAACCGTTTGGTGTTGAAACGACTTTTGTCAACACGCATGATTTGAATGAAGTCGAAGGCGCTATTAAACCGAACACAAAAATTCTTTATTTGGAAACTCTCGGAAATCCGAATGCCGACGTTTCGGATATTGACGCTTTGATTGAACTCGGGCACAAATACGGTCTCGCGGTGATTGTGGATAATACGTTTGGAACGCCGTATCTTTTCCGCCCGCTAGAACACGGCGCAGATGTCGTAGTGCACTCGGCGACGAAATTTATCGGCGGTCACGGCACAACTCTCGGCGGCGTCATCATTGAATCTGGAAAGACAAATTGGAAATCAGGAAAATTCCCGACGATTGCAAATCCGAATGAAAGCTATCACGGTGTGAGCTTTGCGGATGCGGTTCCGGGCGCAGCTTACGTGACGTATATCCGCGCAATTCTTCTCCGCGATCAGGGCGCAACGATTTCTCCGTTTGCCGCTTGGGCGCTCATTCAAGGAACCGAAACTCTTTCGCTTCGCATTGAACGGCACGTTGAAAATACGAAGAAAGTCGTCGAATTCCTTTCGAAGCATCCGAAGGTTGCTTCGGTGAGCCATCCGAGTTTGCCTTCGCATCCGGATCACAAAAACTTTGTGAAATATTTCCCGAAGGGCGGTGCTTCCATTTTCACTTTTGAAATCAAAGGCGGAAAAGAAGCTGCTTGGAAATTCATCGATAGCTTGCAGATTTTCAGTTTGCTCGCCAATGTCGCCGACGTAAAAAGCCTCGTTATTCATCCGGCTTCGACGACGCATTCCGAATTGAACGACGCAGAACTTGCGGAACAAAATATTTCGCAGAGCACGATTCGCCTTTCGATTGGAACGGAAAATATCGACGATATCGTGGAAGATTTGAGTCAAGCATTTGACAAAGTTTAA
- a CDS encoding GGDEF domain-containing protein, whose amino-acid sequence MNWKFYIIWLITFLAGVIFVYVLPDESLSPSLRYIFLGVWGSVLGALFNVITSRMQQNKNESEDFDAAVANKPATQLIPIVDGKEAPEAEPTMQESLPPKIIAPEFPDAEWIDFTQEILKNHPFPKVVKKLSAILPRIFKNASGVLYMYDSASETDLAQIFAFGPHEISDTKISQSACACFDNAKIVVADYSNKNQGKGCTHLHARPIGYSFCAPIEGLEERFGLLTIQVDELPQGETVDSWKTKVSMIATTFGLFVANQNLQHRFQSQSLRDQLTDLVNKRYMEDALKRAVSEARRHGTPIGMIMLHPDNFEEYQNTKAKHVADQLLWELAQRLPRYIRAEDIPCRFNEDTLCIILPGADKHCTQTRAEKIRYEIENLLISYGDETLRTTLSIGISTFPENANDAASLIVSAEQAMHESEALGKNRVSCSHSTAK is encoded by the coding sequence ATGAATTGGAAATTCTATATCATTTGGCTGATTACGTTTCTCGCCGGCGTGATTTTCGTCTATGTTCTTCCAGACGAGTCGCTTTCTCCATCTCTGCGCTACATTTTCCTCGGCGTATGGGGCTCTGTTCTCGGAGCGCTTTTCAATGTCATCACATCACGGATGCAGCAAAACAAAAATGAATCCGAAGATTTTGACGCCGCAGTCGCCAATAAACCGGCAACGCAGTTGATTCCCATCGTCGATGGCAAAGAAGCGCCCGAAGCGGAACCGACTATGCAAGAATCTCTTCCGCCAAAAATTATCGCACCCGAATTTCCCGATGCCGAATGGATTGATTTTACTCAAGAAATTTTGAAGAATCATCCGTTCCCAAAAGTGGTGAAAAAATTAAGCGCTATTCTTCCGCGAATTTTCAAAAATGCATCCGGCGTTCTTTATATGTATGACAGCGCATCGGAAACGGATTTGGCGCAAATTTTTGCATTCGGTCCGCATGAAATTAGCGACACGAAAATTTCTCAGTCAGCGTGCGCTTGTTTTGATAACGCAAAAATTGTCGTCGCCGATTACTCGAATAAAAATCAAGGCAAAGGTTGCACGCACTTGCACGCGCGTCCCATCGGATATTCTTTCTGCGCGCCCATCGAAGGATTAGAAGAACGCTTTGGACTTCTCACGATTCAAGTCGATGAATTGCCGCAGGGCGAAACCGTTGATTCGTGGAAGACAAAAGTTTCGATGATTGCAACGACTTTCGGACTTTTCGTTGCGAATCAAAATTTGCAGCATCGATTCCAATCGCAAAGTTTGCGCGACCAATTAACCGATCTCGTCAACAAGCGTTATATGGAAGATGCATTAAAACGCGCTGTCAGCGAAGCGCGTCGCCACGGCACTCCGATCGGAATGATTATGCTTCATCCCGATAATTTTGAAGAATATCAAAATACCAAAGCGAAACATGTTGCAGATCAACTTCTTTGGGAACTTGCGCAAAGACTTCCGCGTTACATTCGCGCCGAAGATATTCCTTGCCGTTTTAACGAAGATACTCTCTGCATTATTCTCCCCGGAGCTGATAAACATTGCACGCAAACGCGCGCCGAAAAAATCCGCTACGAAATTGAGAATTTGCTCATTTCTTACGGCGATGAAACGTTGCGGACAACTCTCAGCATCGGCATTTCGACATTCCCCGAAAACGCAAACGATGCAGCAAGTCTTATCGTTTCTGCAGAACAAGCGATGCACGAATCCGAAGCGCTCGGAAAAAATCGCGTCAGCTGTTCGCATTCTACCGCAAAATAA
- a CDS encoding pyridoxamine kinase translates to MAYDYKRVLTIQDVSCIGQCSLTVALPIISACGLETAVLPSAVLSTHTGGFTGYTFRDLTDDLPKILEHWKKEGITFDAFYTGYLGSAKQIEYVRNILHSVRKDSSVNVVDPAMADNGKLYPGFDAAFVEAMKPLISDADFVLPNITEAAMLTGNDYRETYDEAYVKKLSEDLIKLGAKAVVLTGIGYTAETTGVSVYENGKISYYPHRKIAGGCHGTGDVYASAFVGALLRGNSPFESAKIAANYTLQCIENTIGDKSHWYGVKFETALPDLVKQLNK, encoded by the coding sequence ATGGCTTACGATTATAAACGCGTTTTGACCATTCAAGATGTGTCCTGCATTGGACAATGTTCTTTGACCGTTGCGCTTCCGATTATTTCGGCTTGCGGCTTAGAAACTGCAGTGCTTCCTTCGGCAGTGCTTTCGACGCATACGGGTGGATTTACAGGTTACACTTTCCGCGATCTCACCGATGATTTGCCAAAAATTTTGGAACATTGGAAAAAAGAAGGCATTACATTTGATGCATTCTACACGGGCTATTTGGGAAGCGCAAAGCAAATTGAATATGTGCGCAATATTTTGCATTCGGTGCGTAAAGATTCTAGCGTGAATGTCGTAGACCCGGCGATGGCTGATAACGGAAAACTTTATCCGGGTTTTGACGCAGCATTTGTTGAAGCGATGAAGCCTCTTATTTCGGACGCAGATTTTGTTCTTCCGAATATTACCGAAGCCGCGATGCTTACGGGAAACGATTATCGTGAAACTTACGACGAAGCCTACGTAAAAAAACTTTCCGAAGATTTGATTAAGCTAGGCGCAAAAGCGGTCGTCTTAACCGGCATCGGTTACACCGCAGAAACGACCGGCGTTTCGGTTTACGAAAACGGAAAAATTTCGTATTATCCGCATCGGAAAATTGCGGGCGGTTGCCACGGCACGGGTGACGTTTACGCTTCGGCATTTGTCGGCGCACTTCTCCGCGGAAATTCTCCGTTTGAATCGGCAAAAATCGCGGCGAATTATACTCTCCAATGCATCGAAAATACAATCGGCGATAAATCGCATTGGTACGGCGTTAAATTTGAAACCGCATTGCCGGATTTGGTAAAACAACTGAACAAGTAA